The following proteins are co-located in the Manihot esculenta cultivar AM560-2 chromosome 9, M.esculenta_v8, whole genome shotgun sequence genome:
- the LOC122724605 gene encoding probable aspartic protease At2g35615 produces the protein MAIHHSRIVLLFFLYATFTIFCYASNVLEAKTKPTKLITKLIHRNSIHSPFHNPHHSIGDKAKFIFENSLARFTNYKTDLAAGTDMGLLFLVRFYIGNPAISQLAVMDTASNLLWVQCSPNWYISRRSPIPLLDPLKSSTYASMPCKSEFCSYFPSSSCINEQCTYNISYVNAPPSTGNAATEQLLFESDENIVVVPEVIFGCSKVNKEYIDGGINGVFGLGPKKLSMARQLANKFSYCIGDFYDPNYNYNRLILGDEARLEGDTVNKNRAEQRI, from the coding sequence ATGGCGATCCATCACTCAAGAATTGTGCTTCTATTCTTCCTGTATGCaactttcaccattttctgctaCGCCTCCAATGTTTTAGAAGCCAAAACCAAACCTACAAAATTGATCACCAAACTAATCCACCGCAATTCTATTCACTCCCCATTTCATAACCCCCACCACAGCATAGGAGATAAAGCCAAATTCATTTTTGAAAACTCACTTGCACGCTTCACTAATTACAAAACTGATCTAGCTGCTGGGACTGACATGGGCTTGCTATTTCTAGTACGTTTTTATATAGGCAATCCAGCGATCTCACAACTAGCCGTCATGGACACTGCAAGTAACCTATTATGGGTACAATGCTCCCCAAATTGGTATATTTCCCGACGTAGTCCAATTCCATTGTTAGATCCTTTAAAATCATCTACATATGCCAGTATGCCTTGCAAATCAGAGTTCTGCTCATATTTTCCTAGTTCTAGTTGTATAAATGAGCAGTGCACTTATAATATTTCATATGTCAATGCTCCTCCATCAACAGGAAATGCAGCTACTGAGCAACTCCTCTTCGAATCAGATGAAAATATAGTTGTTGTTCCTGAAGTAATATTTGGTTGTAGTAAAGTTAACAAAGAATATATTGATGGTGGTATCAATGGTGTTTTTGGCCTTGGACCGAAAAAGCTATCTATGGCGAGGCAACTAGCAAACAAATTCTCTTACTGCATTGGTGACTTTTATGATCCCAACTACAACTATAATCGCTTGATCTTAGGAGATGAGGCACGCTTAGAGGGAGATACTGTTAATAAAAACAGAGCAGAACAGAGAATATGA